A single region of the Sphingobium sp. EP60837 genome encodes:
- a CDS encoding S8 family serine peptidase, whose product MRLGRTWIAVGLLLAGPGAQAQLLPSPGGGLGQTAGVVPNLLNRVDGTLDEAGPDRLNPARLAERLTAARAARIGDLLRRHGDSIELDDRREPARRGVILLTGAKTTSIEALRGAGYGVESEALEGIELPVTRLMVPQGRSLPRALKQVRSIAPEAQASADNLYFPSGVLTMATAATLAGAGSVRGRAVGLIDGGVARHASLTGEVEQRGFVRGAPKASSHGTAVASLISGTGIIRGAAPGAPLLAADVYGDDPAGGSAFAIARALGWMAARGVPVVTVSLVGPDNPLLAGAIRLARDKGVAIVAAVGNDGPAAPPAYPASYPDVVAVTGIDGRGRLLPEAGRARHVDFAAPGADMNAARSDGGKGRVRGTSFAAPLVAGRLFAAGNIGALRIEAKPGQREFGRGVICGNCRNID is encoded by the coding sequence ATGAGATTGGGACGAACCTGGATCGCCGTTGGTTTACTGCTGGCCGGGCCCGGTGCGCAGGCGCAATTATTGCCTTCTCCGGGCGGTGGGCTTGGACAGACGGCGGGCGTGGTACCCAACTTACTCAATCGGGTGGACGGGACGCTGGATGAAGCTGGGCCGGACCGGCTGAACCCGGCGCGGCTGGCCGAACGGCTTACTGCGGCACGGGCAGCGCGTATCGGCGACTTGCTGCGGCGGCATGGCGACAGCATCGAACTGGACGACCGGCGTGAGCCCGCGCGGCGTGGCGTCATCCTGCTGACCGGCGCGAAAACAACAAGCATCGAGGCGCTACGCGGTGCAGGCTATGGCGTTGAGAGCGAGGCGCTGGAAGGCATTGAACTTCCCGTCACCCGCCTGATGGTCCCGCAGGGACGCAGCCTGCCGCGCGCGTTGAAGCAAGTGCGATCAATCGCCCCCGAAGCCCAAGCGAGCGCAGACAACCTGTATTTCCCCAGCGGCGTGCTGACTATGGCGACAGCCGCGACGCTGGCGGGCGCAGGGTCCGTGCGCGGGCGCGCGGTGGGCTTGATCGATGGCGGGGTTGCGCGGCACGCGTCCCTGACCGGCGAGGTCGAGCAGCGCGGCTTTGTTCGCGGGGCGCCAAAGGCCAGTTCGCACGGAACAGCCGTGGCCTCCCTGATCAGCGGGACCGGAATTATTCGCGGCGCAGCGCCCGGCGCGCCGTTACTGGCAGCAGATGTCTATGGCGATGATCCGGCTGGCGGGAGCGCTTTCGCGATCGCCCGCGCGTTGGGCTGGATGGCGGCGCGAGGCGTCCCTGTCGTGACGGTGAGCTTGGTCGGACCAGACAATCCGCTGCTAGCTGGGGCGATACGGCTCGCCCGAGACAAGGGCGTCGCAATAGTAGCGGCCGTAGGGAATGACGGGCCTGCCGCTCCCCCCGCCTATCCCGCTTCCTACCCCGATGTAGTGGCCGTAACGGGCATAGATGGACGCGGGCGTCTGCTGCCAGAGGCGGGGCGCGCGCGCCACGTGGACTTTGCCGCACCGGGCGCCGACATGAATGCGGCTCGTAGCGATGGCGGCAAGGGACGGGTGCGCGGTACGTCTTTCGCAGCTCCCCTGGTGGCGGGACGTCTCTTTGCGGCGGGAAATATCGGCGCGCTGCGGATCGAGGCCAAGCCCGGCCAACGCGAGTTTGGCCGGGGCGTGATCTGTGGAAATTGCAGAAATATCGATTGA
- a CDS encoding acyltransferase family protein, whose protein sequence is MENRGDEVQSRSAASEWVRGGGRLEWIDVARGIGIIAVVAGHVWTRGPLRDAVYSFHMPLFFLLSGFLSRPQPPARFAIRQLVSQMRPYAAFLILLIIADSIIEPSKGNSPIFDQWPQDLLPVLLGGSWLRGPFTIFWFVPCLMASRIIFNAVSARWPDPLDHRWALAIVPAFIGAYIVGDVTRASVLGSLTVPMALVLLWVGAAWQRVPWRRWMWLPLTALSLAGLSAVLPTLNMKAADYGLPLLSIASAVASTLLLFRLSVRIAPVAGWLAAIGRASLVIMYLHVAVIHYLSPYFSKPWLLIHALLLPSALYYFLRANGWGRRIFL, encoded by the coding sequence ATGGAGAACAGGGGGGACGAGGTCCAGTCCCGGTCCGCGGCATCCGAATGGGTGCGCGGGGGCGGGCGGCTGGAGTGGATCGACGTCGCGCGCGGCATCGGCATTATCGCCGTAGTGGCTGGGCATGTCTGGACGCGCGGCCCGCTGCGGGATGCTGTTTACAGCTTCCACATGCCGCTCTTTTTTCTGCTGTCAGGCTTTTTGTCACGGCCGCAGCCGCCTGCCCGCTTTGCGATCCGGCAGTTGGTTTCGCAGATGCGTCCCTATGCCGCTTTTCTCATACTGCTGATCATAGCGGACTCGATCATCGAACCGTCGAAAGGCAACAGCCCGATTTTCGACCAGTGGCCGCAAGATCTACTGCCTGTCCTGCTTGGCGGTTCCTGGCTGCGCGGCCCTTTCACCATCTTCTGGTTCGTGCCCTGCTTGATGGCCTCGCGCATAATTTTCAATGCAGTGTCCGCTCGTTGGCCCGATCCGCTCGACCACCGCTGGGCCCTTGCGATCGTGCCCGCGTTCATCGGGGCTTATATCGTAGGCGACGTGACGCGAGCATCAGTGCTGGGCTCTCTCACCGTGCCGATGGCGCTGGTCCTACTCTGGGTGGGCGCGGCATGGCAGCGCGTTCCATGGCGACGGTGGATGTGGTTGCCGCTCACGGCCTTGTCTCTCGCCGGGCTTTCCGCTGTCTTGCCCACGCTCAACATGAAGGCGGCCGACTATGGCTTGCCCTTGCTGTCGATCGCTTCAGCCGTCGCGAGCACGCTGCTTCTCTTTCGGCTTTCGGTTCGGATCGCCCCGGTCGCCGGATGGTTGGCAGCTATCGGGCGGGCCTCGCTCGTCATCATGTATCTGCATGTGGCGGTGATACACTATCTGTCGCCTTATTTTTCCAAGCCCTGGCTGTTGATCCACGCGCTGTTGCTGCCTAGCGCCCTCTATTATTTTCTGCGCGCAAACGGCTGGGGCCGACGCATCTTCCTGTGA
- a CDS encoding RcnB family protein, which produces MRIWSIMLASASIAVGASAPASAGEAVSAGAALPVMGKSFTSPRVRHGGIRGGSAVHRWGPRFQGRWFAGWHAPGGWTAYRRPVVGYVLPSYWINPSYRIGNYGGYGLPAPVDGYGWSRYYDDAVMVDRHGRVRDHRSDVDWDAHDGGDLPPGALYDDDVTAHDGPPPPHEYEGRWTGTWTDDKGRTVSGEYEGRFEGEARSNYGVEYDAPPYAASPAVVHHSGPGQPVVTTTQAPGYIAGGYYYPGPTTTTVVVTPTITETSYVTEVSSHRRHGAKRQCNCK; this is translated from the coding sequence ATGCGGATCTGGAGCATCATGCTGGCGAGCGCGAGCATAGCGGTCGGCGCATCGGCCCCTGCATCAGCAGGCGAAGCCGTTTCGGCGGGCGCCGCACTGCCCGTGATGGGGAAGAGCTTCACCTCTCCCCGAGTCCGGCATGGCGGCATCCGTGGGGGATCGGCCGTGCATCGCTGGGGTCCGCGCTTTCAAGGGCGCTGGTTCGCGGGCTGGCATGCGCCGGGCGGCTGGACTGCTTACCGTCGGCCAGTCGTGGGCTATGTCTTGCCAAGCTATTGGATCAACCCTTCCTACCGCATCGGTAACTATGGCGGCTATGGCCTGCCCGCTCCGGTGGATGGTTACGGCTGGTCCCGCTATTATGATGACGCAGTGATGGTCGATCGGCACGGAAGAGTGCGGGATCATCGCAGTGATGTCGATTGGGATGCCCATGATGGCGGCGACTTGCCGCCCGGGGCACTCTATGACGACGACGTGACCGCACATGATGGCCCGCCACCGCCCCATGAATATGAGGGCCGCTGGACCGGGACTTGGACGGACGACAAAGGCCGGACGGTCAGCGGCGAATATGAAGGCCGCTTCGAAGGCGAAGCGCGGAGTAATTATGGCGTCGAATATGATGCTCCACCCTATGCGGCTTCGCCCGCCGTCGTGCATCATAGCGGTCCCGGCCAGCCGGTCGTGACTACCACTCAGGCGCCGGGCTATATCGCAGGCGGCTATTATTATCCCGGCCCGACGACGACAACCGTCGTGGTTACCCCGACGATAACGGAAACCAGCTATGTGACCGAAGTCTCCTCGCACCGGCGTCATGGAGCCAAGCGACAGTGCAACTGCAAATAG
- the ctrA gene encoding response regulator transcription factor CtrA, whose protein sequence is MRVLLIEDEPTTAKAIELMLTTEGFNVYTTDLGEEGLDLGKLYDYDIICLDLNLPDMHGYDVLKKLRAAKVQTPVLILSGIAEMDSKVRSFGFGADDYVTKPFHREELIARIHAVVRRSKGHSQSVIRTGKLAVNLDAKTVEVDGNRVHLTGKEYAMLELLSLRKGTTLTKEMFLNHLYGGMDEPELKIIDVFICKLRKKLALACGGDNYIETVWGRGYVLRDPDEAVDFATKVA, encoded by the coding sequence ATGCGCGTTCTGCTAATCGAAGACGAACCGACCACCGCCAAGGCGATCGAGCTGATGCTCACGACCGAGGGCTTTAATGTCTACACGACCGACCTGGGCGAAGAGGGCCTCGATCTCGGCAAGCTGTATGACTACGACATCATCTGCCTAGACCTCAACCTGCCGGACATGCACGGCTACGACGTGCTGAAGAAGCTCCGCGCGGCCAAAGTGCAGACGCCGGTGTTGATCCTGTCGGGCATTGCAGAGATGGACAGCAAGGTCCGTTCCTTCGGCTTCGGCGCTGACGATTACGTGACCAAGCCCTTCCATCGCGAAGAGTTGATCGCCCGTATTCACGCTGTGGTCCGCCGATCCAAGGGGCATTCGCAGTCTGTCATCCGCACCGGCAAGCTGGCGGTGAACCTGGACGCCAAGACAGTGGAAGTCGATGGTAACCGCGTCCATTTGACCGGCAAGGAATATGCGATGCTGGAGCTGCTCTCGCTCCGCAAGGGCACGACACTGACCAAGGAGATGTTCCTCAATCATCTCTATGGCGGCATGGACGAACCTGAACTCAAGATCATCGACGTCTTCATCTGCAAGCTGCGCAAGAAGCTCGCGCTGGCCTGTGGCGGCGACAATTATATCGAGACTGTCTGGGGCCGTGGTTATGTGCTGCGTGATCCGGATGAGGCGGTGGACTTCGCCACTAAGGTGGCCTGA
- the wrbA gene encoding NAD(P)H:quinone oxidoreductase, translated as MAKVLVLYYSSYGHIETMAKAVAEGVASTGAQVDIRRVPETAPLEVAQNAGFKLDQDAPIATVAELADYDAIIIGTGTRFGRMSSQMAAFLDQAGGLWSRGALNGKVGGAFTSTASQHGGQETTLFSIITNLLHFGMVIVGLDYGFTGQMGVDKLRGGAPYGATTIAHSDGSRQPGEEELEGARYQGRRIAETAIKLQG; from the coding sequence ATGGCGAAGGTACTCGTCCTTTACTATTCCTCCTACGGCCACATCGAAACTATGGCGAAGGCCGTGGCGGAAGGTGTGGCATCCACAGGCGCTCAAGTCGATATCAGGCGAGTGCCTGAGACTGCTCCCCTGGAAGTTGCCCAAAATGCGGGGTTCAAGCTGGACCAGGACGCGCCCATTGCGACCGTGGCTGAATTGGCAGACTATGATGCGATCATCATCGGAACCGGCACCCGGTTCGGGCGCATGTCCAGTCAGATGGCGGCATTCCTGGATCAGGCGGGCGGCCTTTGGTCTCGCGGCGCCCTGAACGGCAAGGTGGGTGGCGCTTTCACTTCGACCGCCAGCCAGCATGGCGGGCAGGAAACGACGCTTTTTTCCATCATCACCAACCTGCTCCATTTCGGCATGGTGATCGTCGGGCTGGACTATGGTTTCACGGGACAGATGGGCGTCGATAAGTTGCGCGGCGGTGCGCCCTATGGGGCGACAACCATTGCTCACAGCGACGGGAGCCGCCAGCCAGGCGAGGAGGAACTGGAAGGCGCACGATATCAGGGGCGGCGGATCGCGGAGACGGCGATCAAGCTGCAAGGTTAG
- the arfB gene encoding alternative ribosome rescue aminoacyl-tRNA hydrolase ArfB, which translates to MPDFDIPEDALEERFITAGGPGGQNVNKVATAVQLRVDLYKLGLPVHAFRKMKELAGSRLTSGGEVVIQASRFRTQEANRQDARERLTDMIAQAHQRDARRIATKPGKAAKARRVDAKKARSSVKQGRGKVRMD; encoded by the coding sequence ATGCCGGACTTTGATATTCCCGAAGACGCGCTGGAAGAGCGTTTCATCACAGCGGGCGGTCCAGGCGGCCAGAATGTCAACAAGGTCGCCACGGCAGTGCAATTGCGTGTGGACCTCTACAAACTAGGGCTGCCAGTCCATGCCTTTCGCAAGATGAAGGAATTGGCGGGATCGCGGCTGACCTCCGGCGGAGAAGTCGTGATCCAGGCATCCCGTTTCCGTACGCAGGAAGCTAATCGCCAGGACGCGCGCGAGCGGCTGACCGACATGATCGCGCAAGCGCATCAGCGCGACGCCCGGCGGATCGCGACCAAGCCGGGAAAGGCCGCCAAGGCACGAAGGGTTGACGCGAAAAAGGCCCGAAGTTCAGTCAAACAGGGGCGCGGCAAAGTTCGTATGGATTAA
- a CDS encoding pirin family protein — translation MTMTVDNSIERRPFASLGHADHGWLNARHHFSFADYHDPARMGWGAIRVWNDDEIAPHTGFPPHPHRDMEIITYVRKGAITHQDSLGNKGRTEAGDVQVMSAGTGIRHSEYNLEGETTTLFQIWIIPKAQGDAPSWGAKPFPKGDRSGRLVVLASGYDEDQDALRIRADARLLGGTVKAGTSVTYDSAYGRHLYLVAATGRIEIDGQTFEARDGAAILGGKPITITAIEDSEIVLVDSE, via the coding sequence ATGACCATGACTGTGGACAACTCTATCGAACGCCGCCCCTTTGCGTCGCTGGGTCACGCCGACCATGGGTGGCTGAACGCCCGCCACCATTTCTCCTTTGCCGACTACCATGATCCGGCCCGGATGGGCTGGGGTGCGATCCGCGTCTGGAACGATGATGAAATCGCGCCGCACACCGGCTTTCCGCCGCACCCGCATCGGGACATGGAAATCATCACTTATGTTCGCAAGGGCGCGATTACCCACCAAGACAGCCTGGGCAACAAGGGCCGTACCGAAGCGGGCGACGTTCAGGTGATGAGCGCCGGCACAGGCATTCGCCACTCCGAATATAATCTGGAAGGCGAAACGACGACCTTGTTCCAGATCTGGATCATTCCCAAGGCACAGGGCGACGCTCCCAGTTGGGGAGCCAAGCCTTTTCCCAAGGGCGATCGGTCGGGACGGCTGGTGGTACTCGCCAGCGGTTATGACGAAGATCAGGACGCACTCCGGATCCGCGCCGATGCTCGCCTGCTGGGCGGCACGGTCAAGGCCGGCACGAGCGTCACCTATGACAGCGCGTATGGACGGCATCTTTATCTTGTGGCTGCGACGGGCCGGATAGAGATTGACGGCCAGACCTTCGAAGCCCGGGACGGCGCAGCCATTTTGGGCGGAAAGCCCATCACGATCACCGCGATCGAAGATAGCGAAATCGTCCTGGTCGATAGCGAATAG
- a CDS encoding RluA family pseudouridine synthase: MSLLHDRVLFIDGEAIIIDKPAGLPVDAPRDGSLSLENHLSSLTFGFQRWPLPVHRLDRDTSGCLLLARNPKAHKRYAAAFEAGTVQKRYVAVVEGVPELDSGTIELSLKKVSSAAKGWRMIAAKDGKSAVTEWRKLAENDGRALIIFTPRTGRTHQIRAHTLHGLGFGIAGDPVYGTGHGPMLLHSRFLSIPRTGKAPAEATAPLPATFTAAGFGPEYLDDAGL; this comes from the coding sequence TTGTCCCTGCTCCATGACCGAGTTCTTTTTATTGATGGTGAAGCCATCATCATCGACAAGCCTGCTGGCCTGCCAGTGGATGCGCCGCGCGACGGGTCGCTGAGCCTGGAAAACCATCTTTCCTCGCTGACCTTCGGATTCCAGCGCTGGCCGCTGCCGGTGCATCGGCTAGACCGTGATACCAGCGGTTGCCTCCTCCTCGCGCGCAATCCCAAGGCGCATAAGCGCTACGCTGCAGCGTTCGAGGCCGGGACGGTCCAGAAACGCTATGTCGCAGTGGTAGAGGGCGTGCCGGAACTGGACAGCGGGACGATTGAATTGTCGCTCAAGAAAGTGAGCAGCGCAGCCAAGGGTTGGCGCATGATCGCGGCGAAGGATGGCAAGTCAGCCGTCACTGAATGGCGCAAACTGGCCGAAAATGATGGCCGCGCCCTTATCATCTTCACCCCGCGCACAGGCCGGACGCATCAGATCCGCGCTCATACCCTCCATGGTCTGGGCTTTGGCATCGCGGGAGACCCGGTTTATGGCACCGGCCATGGACCGATGCTGCTGCACAGCCGTTTTCTGAGCATCCCTCGTACCGGCAAGGCGCCGGCGGAGGCGACCGCTCCCCTGCCCGCCACCTTCACCGCGGCGGGGTTCGGTCCGGAGTATCTGGACGATGCCGGACTTTGA
- a CDS encoding LysR family transcriptional regulator yields the protein MRLPDFEAWAIFAAVVEHRSFTDAAKALSVSKATVSKAVTRLEQHLETSLFSRTSRRLALTESGKRLADHAARILAEGQAAEEAARDDTAELSGTVRLGAPMTFGLLRVAPLIAEFTKLHPAVNVDLHLSDARIDMIDMGLDATIRIADMPDSSLRARRLADVNMHLIASPDYLVERGRPAHPADLSDHDCLCYANVPTPDVWRFSGPGQQNVTIQVRARITVNSGEAMLPALRAGIGIARLPDFIVGDALASGELEEILIDWRPPPLGLHLVTPPSRLRPARVQALLDFIAEHHGC from the coding sequence ATGCGTCTTCCCGACTTTGAAGCCTGGGCCATTTTTGCTGCCGTGGTGGAGCACCGCAGCTTTACGGATGCCGCCAAGGCGCTGAGCGTTTCCAAGGCCACCGTGTCGAAAGCGGTCACTCGCCTTGAACAGCATCTGGAGACCAGCCTGTTCAGCCGTACCAGCCGTCGTCTCGCCCTTACCGAAAGCGGGAAGCGCCTGGCCGACCATGCTGCCCGCATCCTGGCCGAGGGACAGGCCGCCGAGGAAGCGGCGCGGGACGACACAGCCGAACTTTCGGGCACGGTTCGCCTTGGCGCACCCATGACCTTCGGCCTGCTTCGCGTCGCTCCCCTGATCGCCGAATTCACCAAGCTTCACCCGGCCGTCAATGTGGACCTCCACCTTTCCGACGCGCGCATCGACATGATCGACATGGGGCTGGACGCGACCATCCGCATCGCGGACATGCCCGACAGTTCACTCCGCGCGCGGCGTCTCGCCGACGTCAACATGCACCTCATCGCCTCGCCTGATTATCTGGTGGAGCGCGGGCGCCCAGCGCATCCCGCGGATCTCAGCGATCATGATTGCCTTTGCTACGCAAATGTCCCGACGCCCGACGTGTGGCGTTTCTCTGGGCCAGGGCAGCAGAATGTCACCATCCAGGTAAGGGCACGGATCACGGTCAACAGTGGTGAGGCGATGTTGCCGGCTCTTCGCGCGGGGATCGGCATTGCGAGGCTCCCCGATTTTATTGTCGGAGACGCGCTGGCATCGGGCGAGTTGGAAGAAATATTGATCGACTGGAGGCCGCCGCCTTTGGGCCTGCACCTGGTGACGCCGCCATCCCGACTACGGCCCGCTCGTGTGCAGGCGCTACTTGATTTCATCGCGGAACATCATGGTTGCTGA
- a CDS encoding GAF domain-containing protein produces the protein MFDFYPAEQGSKVELYQDLLSAAEAVTRGEPDIIANMANVAALIWQFLPDLNWAGFYRMVADELVLGPFQGKPACIRIALGKGVCGTAAATAQTQLVKDVHSFPGHIACDAASASEIVVPVIVKERVMAVLDLDSPSLRRFDVVDQQGLEALIARIGTRIA, from the coding sequence ATGTTCGACTTCTATCCCGCCGAGCAGGGCAGCAAGGTGGAACTCTACCAAGACCTTCTCTCCGCCGCTGAAGCCGTGACCAGGGGCGAGCCGGACATCATCGCCAATATGGCCAATGTCGCTGCGCTGATCTGGCAATTTCTGCCGGACCTGAATTGGGCAGGCTTTTACCGCATGGTGGCCGATGAACTGGTGCTTGGCCCGTTCCAGGGCAAGCCCGCCTGCATCCGCATCGCCTTGGGGAAAGGCGTATGCGGTACCGCTGCCGCCACAGCTCAGACCCAACTGGTGAAGGACGTTCACAGCTTTCCCGGCCACATCGCCTGCGACGCCGCCAGCGCTTCGGAAATCGTGGTGCCGGTCATTGTGAAGGAACGCGTTATGGCAGTTCTCGATCTGGATAGCCCATCCCTCAGACGCTTCGATGTTGTCGATCAACAAGGCTTGGAGGCGCTGATCGCCAGGATCGGCACGCGGATCGCTTGA
- a CDS encoding VOC family protein, with the protein MIHHVSVGTNDVDRARAFYDPLMALLGYRNVRDYPHSLDYGVTDVVFCVETPVNGERASAGNGVHICFEAADRETVREFYRLALKLGGTDEGAPGTRPNYDAHYYGAFVRDPDGNKIEAVTFVAK; encoded by the coding sequence ATGATCCATCATGTGTCAGTCGGCACCAACGACGTCGATCGCGCGAGGGCCTTTTACGATCCGCTAATGGCGCTGCTCGGTTACCGCAACGTTCGCGATTATCCCCATTCGCTGGACTATGGCGTTACCGATGTGGTGTTCTGCGTCGAGACGCCGGTGAACGGGGAACGGGCCTCTGCCGGCAACGGGGTCCACATATGCTTCGAAGCGGCGGACCGAGAAACAGTCCGGGAATTTTATCGCCTGGCTTTAAAACTGGGCGGGACTGACGAAGGAGCGCCGGGAACGCGCCCTAACTATGACGCCCACTATTATGGCGCGTTCGTCCGCGATCCGGATGGCAACAAGATTGAGGCGGTGACTTTCGTGGCGAAGTAA
- a CDS encoding arginyltransferase produces MSAPFRFPRFFVTNPSPCPYLPGRSERKVFTELNGDNASELNDALGRIGFRRSQNVAYRPSCADCSACVSVRVVAGEFTPNATQRKLIRRNSDLIVTACKPWSTEEQFELLQRYLRARHPGGGMTEMDEMDFADMVEQTPVESHVVEYREPGENGRPGKLIGACLTDRQGDGLSMIYSFFDTESEHRKGLGNFIIMDHILRAAKAGLPYVYLGYWVEGSQRMQYKVRYRPLEKLSRSGWVRFDPQEQAQAIRVVLPRDEPPLPIELAGIFRK; encoded by the coding sequence GTGAGCGCTCCATTTCGTTTCCCGCGCTTCTTTGTGACAAACCCCAGCCCATGCCCTTATCTGCCGGGCCGGAGTGAGCGGAAGGTGTTCACCGAGTTGAACGGCGACAATGCGTCGGAACTGAACGACGCGCTCGGCCGCATCGGTTTTCGTCGTAGCCAGAATGTGGCCTATCGTCCGAGCTGCGCGGACTGCTCTGCCTGTGTGTCAGTCCGGGTCGTCGCTGGTGAATTCACGCCGAACGCGACACAGCGCAAGCTCATCCGCCGCAACAGCGATCTCATCGTTACCGCGTGCAAGCCCTGGTCCACCGAGGAGCAGTTCGAACTGCTCCAGCGCTATCTGCGCGCCCGCCATCCGGGCGGCGGTATGACCGAGATGGATGAGATGGATTTCGCCGACATGGTCGAGCAGACCCCGGTGGAGAGCCATGTCGTCGAATATCGCGAGCCGGGCGAAAACGGCCGGCCCGGCAAGCTGATAGGCGCATGCCTGACCGATCGGCAGGGCGACGGGCTTTCGATGATCTACAGCTTCTTCGATACCGAATCGGAGCATCGCAAGGGGCTCGGCAACTTCATCATCATGGATCATATCCTGCGCGCGGCGAAGGCGGGGTTGCCCTATGTCTATCTTGGCTATTGGGTCGAAGGGTCGCAGCGGATGCAATATAAGGTCCGCTACCGCCCGCTCGAAAAGTTGAGCCGCAGCGGTTGGGTCCGCTTCGATCCGCAGGAGCAGGCGCAGGCCATCCGCGTCGTCTTGCCGCGGGACGAGCCGCCGCTGCCGATCGAGCTAGCGGGGATTTTCCGGAAATAA